From the genome of Miscanthus floridulus cultivar M001 chromosome 10, ASM1932011v1, whole genome shotgun sequence, one region includes:
- the LOC136489751 gene encoding protein FAR1-RELATED SEQUENCE 5-like, protein MGGKHPVTVITDQDKAMKSAIQLVLSNATHRNCLFHIKSKCYNRNTKVFSQHEGLYEDFKDIINNSLTIEEFETLWVKMIEDKNLQNNKYMTKMWQTRHMFIPVYFKHDFFPFIQTTSRSESMNSRMKDNVGPTYSMMGFIQEYDRVIETINKNERLEESYNNQKTPKEFIFGYTIEQQAAELYNRNIFRKFQVQLKATTRLSYKETEEGKTFEVWPKSNQIHNVHRIRRYTVQTDLIEGNEEFSCICAKFSKDGILCSHILKVIIEKEISTIPKKYIKDRWRKKSTRVHVRREQEETLATSALLRFNMLSRKSAILNSKGSKTEKSMEYLLSKFSKLDVKLDVLFGTQQTIDGNNQQQGHEEGHSRQQEQVMEDGYSMADLEESDESETDIQDPERIKTKGRPEIPKRFRTRIEYFERKRLEQEKKKKAAKEKKKAAEERKKASEERKKEGDRRKKDGSCAKKDGGCRKKEKQETQRQGQYSR, encoded by the coding sequence ATGGGAGGGAAGCACCCAGTGACGGTAATAACTGACCAGGACAAAGCGATGAAATCTGCAATTCAGCTAGTACTTAGCAATGCAACTCATAGAAACTGCCTGTTCCATATCAAGAGCAAGTGTTACAACAGAAACACAAAGGTCTTCTCACAACATGAAGGCCTATATGAGGATTTTAAGGATATAATAAACAATAGCCTCACAATTGAAGAGTTTGAAACATTGTGGGTGAAGATGATCGAAGACAAGAATCTGCAGAATAACAAGTACATGACTAAAATGTGGCAAACGAGGCACATGTTCATTCCTGTCTACTTCAAGCATGACTTCTTCCCATTCATCCAAACCACATCCAGAAGCGAGTCCATGAACTCGAGGATGAAGGACAATGTTGGGCCGACATATAGCATGATGGGCTTCATACAAGAATATGACCGTGTCATTGAAACAATCAACAAAAACGAGAGGCTAGAAGAAAGCTACAACAACCAGAAAACACCCAAGGAATTCATTTTTGGGTACACAATTGAACAGCAAGCTGCTGAGCTGTACAACCGGAACATATTCAGGAAGTTCCAGGTACAGCTGAAGGCAACAACAAGGTTAAGCTACAAGGAGACTGAGGAAGGGAAGACTTTTGAGGTCTGGCCCAAGAGCAACCAAATCCACAATGTGCACAGAATCAGGAGATATACAGTTCAGACTGATCTGATAGAGGGAAATGAAGAATTCAGCTGCATCTGTGCAAAGTTCAGCAAAGATGGAATTCTTTGCTCACATATCCTAAAAGTGATCATTGAGAAGGAAATAAGCACAATTCCAAAAAAATACATAAAGGACAGGTGGAGAAAGAAGAGCACAAGAGTGCATGTTAGAAGAGAGCAAGAGGAGACCCTTGCAACAAGTGCATTGCTGAGGTTCAATATGCTGTCCAGGAAGTCAGCAATCCTGAATTCAAAAGGATCAAAAACTGAGAAATCAATGGAGTACCTCTTGTCCAAGTTCAGCAAGCTGGATGTCAAACTGGATGTGCTTTTTGGCACCCAGCAGACAATTGATGGTAACAATCAGCAACAAGGTCATGAGGAAGGACACAGCAGGCAACAAGAACAAGTGATGGAAGATGGCTATAGTATGGCGGATCTAGAAGAAAGTGATGAATCAGAGACAGACATTCAGGACCCAGAAAGAATAAAGACAAAGGGAAGGCCAGAAATCCCAAAGAGATTCAGGACAAGAATAGAATATTTTGAGAGGAAAAGGTTGgagcaagagaagaagaagaaggcagctaaagaaaagaagaaggcagCTGAAGAAAGGAAGAAGGCGtctgaagaaagaaagaaagaaggtgaTCGCAGAAAGAAAGATGGCAGCTGCGCAAAGAAAGATGGCGGCtgcagaaagaaagaaaaacaagaaacccaaagacaaGGACAGTACAGCAGGTAA
- the LOC136486488 gene encoding uncharacterized protein: MYFPILFLDRWYVVVVYFSSRKIAILDCCTLCYGGGSPIEKAVRDEFVRNLSAIWKESGHPDSGFHGYRVYFADVPQQHEDLINDSGIFAMKNLEAWAINVDMMDKLNEADICHLRIKYVNDMLSSPFNSTDEGRFKVQEFDEVVYEKYYKSA, encoded by the exons ATGTACTTTCCAATTCTATTCCTTGATCGGTGGTACGTGGTGGTTGTTTATTTTAGTTCGAGAAAGATTGCAATCTTGGATTGTTGTACACTATGTTATGGAGGAGGCTCACCTATTGAGAAAGCTGTTCGTGATGAATTC GTACGGAACTTGTCTGCAATCTGGAAAGAATCTGGTCATCCTGACTCTGGGTTCCATGGATATCGTGTTTACTTTGCAGATGTGCCTCAGCAGCATGAGGA CTTGATCAATGATAGTGGTATTTTTGCTATGAAAAACCTTGAGGCTTGGGCTATCAATGTTGATATGATGGACAAGTTGAATGAAGCTGATATTTGCCACCTTCGCATCAAATATGTCAATGACATGCTTTCCAGTCCATTCAATTCTACGGATGAAGGACGATTTAAAGTCCAGGAATTTGATGAAGTG GTCTATGAAAAGTACTACAAGTCAGCATGA
- the LOC136489750 gene encoding protein FAR1-RELATED SEQUENCE 5-like: MHQDLDHNHELRPGDRDTLFSGHKYMTDMEKGLIRTLNDNNIPTRQMVSILSYLRGGPTALPMKKKDISNFRTKINREIKASDMTKVLDYFRKRQTEDPSFFYKLDLDEERRVRNLFWADGCSIEYYKEYGEYISFDTTFMTNRYNLPFSPFVA; the protein is encoded by the coding sequence ATGCATCAAGATTTGGATCACAACCATGAACTACGACCTGGAGACCGGGACACACTGTTCTCAGGGCACAAATACATGACTGATATGGAGAAGGGGCTGATCAGGACGCTAAATGACAACAACATCCCGACAAGACAAATGGTGAGCATACTGTCATACCTCAGAGGAGGACCCACAGCCCTgccgatgaagaagaaggacatcagCAACTTCAGGACAAAAATCAACAGAGAGATCAAGGCCTCAGACATGACAAAGGTGCTGGATTACTTTAGAAAGAGGCAGACTGAAGATCCGTCCTTCTTCTACAAGCTAGACCTGGATGAAGAAAGGAGAGTCAGAAACCTATTTTGGGCAGACGGTTGCTCAATCGAGTATTACAAAGAGTATGGTGAATATATAAGCTTCGACACCACCTTCATGACAAACAGATACAACCTTCCCTTCTCTCCATTCGTGGCATAA